In Synechocystis sp. PCC 6714, the following are encoded in one genomic region:
- a CDS encoding lipopolysaccharide assembly protein LapB: MSKRHWLLLWGLQLGLAGVAAPVFSQAILPYTPNLDQQQLEDQGLALTEDVVQLVRFQQYDLAFPRAKLATQLAPEQFQTWFILGTLYLQKEDVAPGIEVLKKAEAMAPQEAGIKFTLGNAYFQQGQYDQAVEVLLAGLAQRPDTPAALFDLGNAYLKLVKYPDAVTAYQKALKAEEQFWPALNNIGLIEYEQGKIDTALKRWQEVVKIDSEQAEPRLAIAVALYKQGKTQEGLQKAQDALNIDSRYGEIDFLIKNLWGEKLIADTRALFATPTMVEVLRTLPPPSDDL, encoded by the coding sequence GTGTCAAAACGTCATTGGTTGCTTTTATGGGGACTACAATTGGGCTTGGCCGGTGTGGCGGCCCCGGTGTTTTCCCAGGCGATCCTGCCCTACACCCCCAATTTAGACCAACAACAGTTGGAAGATCAGGGCCTTGCGCTTACAGAAGACGTGGTGCAATTGGTGCGCTTTCAGCAGTACGATTTGGCCTTTCCTCGGGCTAAACTGGCAACCCAACTGGCACCGGAGCAGTTTCAGACTTGGTTTATCCTGGGCACCCTTTATCTGCAAAAGGAGGATGTGGCGCCAGGCATTGAGGTGCTGAAAAAAGCGGAAGCCATGGCTCCCCAGGAAGCGGGCATTAAATTCACTTTGGGCAATGCCTATTTTCAACAGGGCCAGTATGACCAAGCGGTGGAAGTGTTGCTGGCAGGTTTGGCCCAGCGCCCTGATACCCCTGCCGCTTTGTTTGATTTGGGCAATGCTTACCTAAAGTTGGTCAAATATCCCGATGCGGTCACCGCCTACCAAAAAGCATTGAAAGCGGAAGAACAGTTCTGGCCGGCCCTAAACAATATTGGTTTGATCGAATATGAACAGGGCAAAATTGACACGGCGCTAAAGCGTTGGCAGGAAGTGGTCAAAATTGACTCGGAGCAAGCGGAACCTCGATTGGCGATCGCCGTTGCTTTGTATAAACAGGGTAAAACCCAGGAAGGTTTGCAAAAAGCCCAGGACGCTCTGAACATAGACAGTCGCTATGGGGAAATTGATTTCCTGATTAAAAATCTCTGGGGAGAGAAGTTAATTGCAGATACGAGGGCTTTATTTGCCACCCCGACCATGGTGGAAGTGCTACGTACCCTGCCGCCCCCCAGTGACGATCTATAA
- a CDS encoding DUF433 domain-containing protein has translation MTLASIPTKQYIEQREEEYWIKGSRVSLDSVVYSFLEGETPEVIAQNFPLLSLEQVYGAITFYLANRELINTYLRNGETEFRQLQKNCQQRSPQLHQTLMAAQAQLSQPS, from the coding sequence TTGACTTTAGCATCTATCCCTACAAAACAGTACATTGAACAGCGGGAAGAAGAATACTGGATTAAAGGAAGTCGTGTTTCACTAGACTCAGTAGTGTATTCCTTTCTTGAGGGGGAAACGCCGGAAGTCATTGCCCAAAACTTTCCTCTCCTTTCCCTTGAGCAAGTTTATGGTGCGATAACGTTTTATCTTGCCAATCGTGAACTTATAAATACATATTTACGAAATGGAGAAACTGAGTTTAGACAGCTACAGAAAAATTGTCAGCAAAGAAGTCCTCAGTTGCATCAAACACTAATGGCAGCCCAAGCTCAATTATCACAACCGTCATGA
- a CDS encoding DUF5615 family PIN-like protein: protein MTRVRFQADADLKQAIVTGVIRRCPNLDFQSANEVGLEGVQDQSVLTIAAQDKRILVTHDRKTMPKEFGEFIVSRNSYGVIVIAQHLPVREAINGIIMIWEVSTAEEWLNQIMTLPL from the coding sequence ATGACAAGGGTTCGGTTTCAGGCTGACGCTGATCTCAAACAGGCGATTGTGACTGGTGTAATCCGTAGATGCCCAAATCTGGATTTTCAGTCGGCGAATGAAGTTGGTCTTGAGGGTGTCCAAGATCAAAGTGTGTTAACCATTGCGGCCCAAGATAAAAGGATTTTAGTTACCCACGACCGCAAAACGATGCCAAAGGAGTTTGGTGAGTTTATCGTTTCTCGGAATAGTTATGGCGTAATTGTTATTGCCCAGCATCTGCCGGTTCGTGAAGCAATTAATGGAATCATCATGATTTGGGAAGTGTCAACGGCGGAAGAATGGCTCAATCAAATTATGACTTTGCCGTTATGA